The following proteins are co-located in the Patescibacteria group bacterium genome:
- a CDS encoding queuosine precursor transporter has product MSNEAIFFTLLFLVLATTLLAFRLGRGYLFTLVACEVALLNVFALKQFDLFGLAINGGIVFSGGIFLAINLLNEFYGKKFARHAVWAGLGAGVFLFVASSLTTAFAPNTFDRAQPALAAIFTPGFRLVAASLASYFIFQTFGVWFYDLLKKATNGHQLWLRNGLSMILAQTGDTLFFTAVGQFVLLAQNPELGSSVTAENFGRTVAFVLVVKTLIAISATPIMYFAQKVKHEGLGIAERIRNFLD; this is encoded by the coding sequence ATGTCGAACGAAGCTATTTTTTTCACACTTTTATTTCTCGTCCTCGCGACGACGCTCCTGGCGTTTCGCCTCGGGCGCGGTTATCTTTTCACGCTGGTGGCGTGTGAAGTCGCGCTGCTGAATGTTTTTGCGCTGAAGCAATTCGACCTTTTCGGACTCGCAATCAACGGCGGCATCGTTTTTTCCGGCGGAATTTTTCTCGCCATCAATCTGCTGAATGAATTTTACGGAAAAAAATTCGCGCGACACGCCGTGTGGGCTGGTCTCGGCGCAGGCGTTTTCCTATTTGTCGCCTCGTCGCTCACGACCGCTTTCGCGCCAAATACTTTCGACCGCGCCCAGCCCGCGCTCGCAGCAATTTTCACACCGGGCTTCCGCCTCGTCGCCGCGAGCCTCGCCAGTTATTTTATTTTTCAAACTTTCGGCGTTTGGTTTTACGACCTTTTGAAAAAAGCCACGAACGGACACCAACTCTGGCTACGCAATGGTTTGTCGATGATTCTCGCGCAAACCGGTGACACGCTTTTCTTCACAGCTGTCGGACAGTTTGTGCTGCTTGCCCAAAATCCTGAACTTGGCAGTAGTGTGACAGCGGAAAATTTCGGGCGCACAGTCGCTTTCGTACTCGTCGTCAAAACCCTAATCGCCATCAGTGCCACGCCCATCATGTATTTCGCGCAAAAAGTGAAACACGAAGGACTCGGTATCGCCGAGCGCATTCGCAATTTTCTCGATTAA
- a CDS encoding YggT family protein gives MNLSLQTVAILENTVDLFFRALGFLIVLRMLLSWLAPGARGQLSFFIFSATEPILAFFRRLPLRVGFFDFSPLIALLALDFARQILLRILFAIF, from the coding sequence ATGAATTTGAGTTTACAAACAGTTGCGATTCTCGAGAATACGGTTGATCTTTTTTTCCGCGCGTTGGGATTTTTGATCGTGCTGCGGATGCTGCTATCCTGGCTGGCTCCCGGCGCGCGCGGTCAGCTCAGCTTTTTTATTTTTTCCGCGACCGAGCCGATTCTCGCTTTTTTTCGTCGCTTGCCGCTCAGGGTCGGATTCTTCGATTTCTCCCCGCTCATCGCACTACTTGCGCTTGATTTCGCGCGACAAATCTTGCTGCGTATTCTGTTCGCCATCTTCTAG